The following coding sequences lie in one Treponema sp. OMZ 790 genomic window:
- a CDS encoding ABC transporter permease: protein MKKFLILFLAQLKRILKNTANMGMLIFFPFAMIILILVIGFIITPKKKENSEKNTEYTVQMHEVGYFVDDAGDLWENFFSGSESTVRPDNREEELEKLKEKLAIGKIPGLIIIPKDFSEKISKGEKPELEILKTEESVVLDNRIQALNLSINAYLLDNFIKNSDLSEKKDSLLSNNINVVFKTPDNGNIISLGLKIMTLLVLYIILFGSNAIAMDLIKFRETKMLARAIISPNSEFKIVGSFLSAFVFIQVVINMIVFVFATIVFKLEITGLPLIFLAVVSTSFFALSISILVARIFKKESQLPLVSNMTSLITIVMFFLALIAVMPFVSLPSVFKNISMLSPLYWLMEMLDKEKLFPNILIVWAMSTAIFTAGSWKIKEFNSEIN, encoded by the coding sequence ATGAAAAAATTCTTGATTTTATTTTTAGCACAGTTAAAAAGAATATTAAAAAATACGGCAAATATGGGAATGCTGATTTTTTTCCCTTTTGCGATGATCATACTGATTCTTGTAATAGGATTTATTATTACCCCAAAAAAGAAAGAAAATTCGGAAAAGAATACCGAATATACGGTTCAAATGCATGAGGTAGGATATTTTGTAGATGACGCCGGAGACCTTTGGGAAAATTTTTTTTCGGGTTCCGAATCTACGGTTCGTCCTGACAACAGAGAAGAGGAGCTGGAAAAACTTAAAGAAAAACTTGCAATAGGTAAAATACCCGGCCTTATAATTATACCTAAAGATTTTTCTGAAAAAATTTCAAAAGGAGAAAAGCCGGAGCTTGAAATTTTAAAAACCGAAGAAAGCGTTGTTCTTGATAATAGAATTCAAGCCTTGAATTTAAGCATCAATGCTTATCTTTTAGATAACTTTATTAAAAACTCGGATCTTTCCGAAAAAAAAGACAGTCTTTTAAGTAATAATATAAATGTAGTATTTAAGACGCCGGATAATGGAAACATCATAAGCCTAGGCTTAAAAATAATGACCTTGCTCGTATTGTACATCATACTTTTCGGGTCAAATGCAATTGCTATGGATCTAATAAAATTCAGGGAAACAAAGATGCTTGCACGTGCGATCATAAGCCCGAATTCCGAATTTAAAATTGTGGGAAGTTTTTTATCGGCCTTTGTATTTATTCAGGTAGTAATAAACATGATAGTCTTTGTTTTTGCAACAATAGTATTTAAACTGGAGATTACAGGGCTTCCTTTGATATTCTTAGCCGTGGTTTCAACAAGTTTTTTTGCCCTCTCCATATCCATTTTAGTCGCGAGAATTTTTAAAAAGGAATCTCAGCTGCCATTGGTATCAAATATGACAAGCCTGATTACAATAGTAATGTTTTTCCTTGCACTAATTGCTGTCATGCCTTTTGTTTCGCTTCCGTCCGTATTTAAAAATATTTCCATGTTATCACCCTTGTATTGGTTGATGGAAATGCTGGATAAAGAAAAACTTTTTCCGAATATATTGATAGTTTGGGCGATGAGTACCGCTATCTTTACGGCCGGCAGTTGGAAAATTAAAGAATTTAACAGCGAGATAAACTAA
- a CDS encoding ABC transporter permease, producing MKAFLKITLIAIKDNFITFFLVYLCLPIIFVGYNGFLQKDNFKAETKEQAISVFLDDEDKSRLSEQLTGILNSDILKNFIKIEDEQSAKYTIKIPKGYQNSVEENKAFDILIIGKEKSSAAITALSNIIKSISSSINGNHKMTKAISASSQSQELMEKYLNIQKESAKPLGKITIHPSLHSMSSYEAYAISISIFLFFMFIMEPITLAYKKKAVGLALRISSIPKSSAYIFNAQIISIALKAFIAITIYILTFRLLKISFMGSPVLLFIYVISFSLVTGIIACSLVTFNKKEIVYSIVITIFFIFGVLSTVLFTVPNKNKIAKIFSKYNISQIITNPLRDLVTENSFGGMVSSLLIMLALGSAFYILGLLMVNFRKTKI from the coding sequence ATGAAAGCATTTTTAAAGATTACGCTTATAGCGATAAAAGATAACTTCATTACATTTTTTTTGGTTTACCTTTGTTTGCCGATAATTTTTGTCGGCTACAACGGTTTTTTGCAAAAAGATAATTTTAAGGCCGAGACTAAAGAACAGGCTATTTCAGTTTTTTTAGATGATGAAGATAAAAGCCGATTATCGGAACAGTTGACCGGCATTTTAAATTCGGATATCTTAAAAAACTTTATAAAGATTGAAGATGAACAAAGTGCAAAATACACAATTAAAATTCCTAAAGGCTACCAGAATTCGGTAGAAGAGAACAAAGCCTTTGATATTTTAATTATCGGAAAAGAAAAATCTTCTGCAGCAATTACGGCTTTATCGAATATAATTAAAAGCATAAGCAGTTCCATTAACGGAAATCATAAGATGACTAAGGCTATTTCGGCATCTTCGCAATCTCAAGAGCTTATGGAAAAATATCTTAATATTCAAAAAGAAAGTGCAAAGCCTCTGGGAAAAATTACTATACACCCTTCCCTGCACAGTATGTCAAGCTATGAAGCTTATGCAATCTCTATAAGCATTTTTTTATTCTTTATGTTCATCATGGAGCCCATTACTCTCGCTTATAAGAAAAAAGCTGTGGGACTCGCCTTACGTATTAGTTCGATACCTAAGAGCTCTGCCTATATCTTCAATGCTCAAATAATCAGTATTGCATTAAAAGCTTTTATTGCCATCACAATTTATATTTTAACCTTCAGATTATTAAAGATTTCTTTTATGGGCAGTCCTGTTCTTCTTTTTATATACGTCATAAGTTTTTCCCTAGTAACAGGAATCATTGCATGTTCACTTGTAACTTTTAATAAAAAAGAAATTGTATATTCTATAGTTATAACTATATTTTTCATATTCGGAGTTCTGAGTACTGTTCTATTTACGGTTCCGAATAAAAACAAAATTGCCAAAATATTTTCAAAGTATAACATTTCCCAAATTATAACTAATCCTCTTAGAGATCTTGTTACGGAAAATTCTTTCGGAGGAATGGTAAGCAGTTTACTTATAATGTTGGCTTTGGGTTCGGCATTTTATATTTTGGGTTTGCTGATGGTAAACTTTAGAAAGACGAAAATTTAA
- a CDS encoding ABC transporter ATP-binding protein: MKILEVKDVSKKYGKKQVLSNISFDIEEGDMFGLIGPNGAGKSTLINIITGILDPLSGEVLIGGHSIKKKPIEAKKLMGLVPQELALSEDISAIDNLNFFASLYGLSGKKLKEAVNEALEVVGLTEKKKEKVKKFSGGMKRRLNLAAAIMHKPRLLILDEPTVGIDPQSRNNIFEYLRKINSQDKTTILYTSHYMEEVEELCKNIFVIDEGREIAYGSLNSVKEKANGTVTLEIRADNINEELMEKIRLLDGALNVEQTGDKLNILYEREKVNLDEAIKILQTSGAVIKALQINELNLGEVFLQLTGKKLRE, translated from the coding sequence ATGAAAATATTGGAAGTTAAGGATGTATCAAAAAAATACGGAAAAAAGCAGGTGCTTTCAAACATTTCTTTTGATATTGAAGAAGGCGATATGTTCGGGCTTATAGGTCCTAACGGTGCCGGAAAATCTACCCTGATAAATATAATAACGGGGATCTTGGATCCTTTAAGCGGCGAGGTGCTTATAGGCGGACACAGTATCAAAAAAAAGCCGATAGAAGCAAAGAAGCTCATGGGCCTTGTTCCCCAAGAGCTTGCCTTATCGGAAGATATATCGGCAATCGACAACCTCAATTTTTTTGCAAGCCTTTACGGCCTTTCAGGCAAAAAACTAAAAGAGGCTGTAAACGAAGCCTTGGAAGTTGTCGGCCTAACCGAAAAGAAAAAAGAAAAGGTGAAGAAATTTTCGGGCGGTATGAAAAGAAGGCTAAACCTTGCGGCAGCCATAATGCATAAACCCCGTCTTTTAATCTTGGATGAACCCACGGTAGGTATTGACCCTCAATCCAGAAACAATATCTTTGAGTATTTGCGCAAAATAAATTCACAAGACAAGACTACAATTCTTTACACTTCGCATTACATGGAAGAGGTTGAAGAGCTTTGCAAAAATATCTTTGTAATAGATGAGGGCCGAGAGATCGCCTACGGCTCCCTTAATTCCGTAAAGGAAAAGGCCAACGGAACCGTAACCCTCGAAATAAGAGCGGACAATATAAATGAAGAGCTGATGGAAAAAATCCGCCTCCTTGACGGAGCCTTAAATGTAGAGCAGACAGGAGACAAGCTAAATATCCTTTATGAAAGAGAGAAGGTAAATCTTGATGAGGCTATCAAGATTTTACAAACATCAGGAGCCGTAATCAAGGCCTTACAAATAAACGAGCTCAATTTAGGTGAAGTTTTTTTACAGCTTACCGGAAAAAAATTGCGTGAATAA
- the cbiT gene encoding precorrin-6Y C5,15-methyltransferase (decarboxylating) subunit CbiT has protein sequence MKNIKDSEFIRGEVPMTKFNIRNLSLAHLQIEKGDKFLDIGGGTGSVSIEAALQGAEVSTVEFNKEACCLITENAKKFGVKINLITGKAPEALLSDEYKELHFNKCFIGGSGGELKNIFDYLKDHLKNGGIICANFILIKNLNEFLELLPKYGYTEIEAHLIQTASMGKAGLFKSENPIYIVRACKNPDTGAKECC, from the coding sequence ATGAAAAATATTAAAGATTCCGAATTTATCAGAGGCGAGGTGCCGATGACCAAATTCAATATCAGAAACCTTTCTCTTGCACATCTTCAAATAGAAAAGGGAGATAAATTCTTGGATATCGGAGGAGGCACGGGGTCTGTATCGATTGAGGCGGCTTTGCAGGGAGCGGAAGTTTCCACAGTTGAATTTAACAAAGAAGCTTGTTGCCTTATAACAGAAAATGCAAAAAAATTCGGAGTCAAAATAAATTTGATTACGGGCAAAGCGCCCGAAGCTCTTTTATCGGACGAATATAAGGAATTACACTTCAATAAATGCTTTATAGGCGGAAGTGGAGGCGAGTTAAAAAATATTTTTGACTATCTTAAAGACCATTTAAAAAATGGCGGAATAATCTGTGCAAATTTTATTCTTATAAAAAATTTAAACGAATTTTTAGAGCTCCTCCCGAAATATGGATATACCGAAATTGAAGCCCATCTTATTCAAACCGCCTCAATGGGAAAAGCAGGTTTATTCAAAAGTGAAAACCCGATTTATATTGTAAGGGCTTGCAAAAACCCGGATACCGGCGCAAAAGAATGCTGTTGA
- the cbiE gene encoding precorrin-6y C5,15-methyltransferase (decarboxylating) subunit CbiE: MSLIIAGAGPGNIELLTQEAVREIKEADIVAGFERIALDIKCLRSDVIRLKSISEILDLPIETKKVLVLASGDPCFFGITEFIKKKNIKIEKVITGISSMQYLMSKLQRQWQTLLFYSFHGRDADFREMHSKDSFFILTDKTNNPDTISARLKEEGFNGKLFVGYNLSYPDESIEEYEIGDKIIVKSFLNTVLVQNEKY, from the coding sequence ATGTCCCTAATTATCGCCGGGGCAGGGCCCGGAAATATAGAACTTTTAACCCAAGAGGCTGTGCGTGAAATAAAAGAAGCTGACATAGTTGCCGGTTTTGAACGTATAGCCTTAGACATAAAATGCTTAAGAAGCGATGTAATAAGACTCAAGAGCATTTCTGAGATTCTTGACCTTCCGATAGAAACTAAAAAAGTTTTAGTCCTTGCTTCAGGCGACCCTTGTTTTTTCGGCATTACCGAATTCATCAAAAAGAAAAACATAAAAATAGAAAAAGTCATAACAGGCATCTCTTCGATGCAGTATCTTATGAGCAAACTTCAAAGACAGTGGCAAACCCTGCTCTTTTACTCCTTTCATGGGAGAGATGCAGATTTTAGGGAAATGCACAGCAAGGATAGTTTTTTTATTCTTACCGATAAAACAAACAATCCCGACACAATTTCGGCGCGCTTAAAAGAAGAAGGTTTTAACGGAAAACTTTTTGTAGGCTATAACCTCTCATATCCTGATGAATCTATAGAAGAATATGAAATAGGTGATAAGATTATAGTAAAATCTTTTTTAAATACGGTATTGGTTCAAAATGAAAAATATTAA
- a CDS encoding TlpA disulfide reductase family protein, with amino-acid sequence MKKLNFYLLIAIFASLFFMSCTKADAKGNEEAKTSEAATSAEAKTADDDQNRLIFSTKDLDGNPVTNDIFEKYDVTLVNIWGTFCGPCKVELPDLEAAYKAYADKKVNVIALTADLQEGDAETLTLAKELWKDAGCTFKALVTVDNFLPIYEQITGVPTSFLVDKNGKLIPGTIHTGRLNKAGFETLFDTALKAVASN; translated from the coding sequence ATGAAGAAGTTGAATTTTTATTTGCTTATAGCAATCTTTGCAAGCCTATTTTTCATGTCTTGTACAAAGGCCGATGCAAAGGGAAACGAAGAAGCAAAAACATCTGAAGCTGCAACTTCAGCAGAAGCAAAAACCGCAGACGATGATCAAAATCGTCTTATTTTCTCAACAAAGGATTTGGATGGGAACCCGGTTACCAATGATATTTTCGAAAAATACGATGTTACATTGGTAAATATTTGGGGAACATTTTGCGGCCCCTGCAAAGTAGAGTTACCGGATTTGGAAGCAGCTTACAAAGCCTATGCCGATAAAAAGGTAAACGTTATAGCTCTTACAGCAGACCTTCAAGAAGGCGATGCCGAAACTTTAACCCTTGCCAAAGAATTATGGAAAGACGCAGGCTGCACTTTTAAAGCACTTGTAACCGTTGATAATTTCCTTCCGATTTATGAGCAAATTACAGGCGTACCCACAAGTTTTTTGGTAGACAAAAACGGAAAACTCATTCCCGGAACTATTCATACAGGAAGATTGAACAAGGCCGGTTTTGAAACACTTTTCGACACAGCACTAAAAGCCGTAGCTTCAAACTAA
- a CDS encoding 4Fe-4S binding protein translates to MANQKKQKTLNKKRHAIQALGMLAVNGNLIGFLKGQIYKGPMKKVCMPVLNCYSCPGALFGCPIGSIQATIGSNKFSFAFYVVGLLSLFAIAAGRFFCGYICPFGFFQDLLDKIPLKKIKVPQKINKILKYLKYFILAFFVFVLPFAMQDKFGLSDPYFCKYICPSGILFGAIPLISVNQALTSSLGALFGLKFTILAIITMLSMIFYRPFCRYLCPLGAFLGIFNPISLYRLKINDKCIKCKKCEKTCKLDIPTYTTPNSPECIRCGECIKACPVKAIEHSFLFTEKTANTALNAK, encoded by the coding sequence TTGGCTAACCAAAAAAAACAAAAAACACTGAACAAAAAGCGTCATGCAATTCAAGCTTTAGGCATGTTGGCAGTAAACGGAAATCTCATAGGATTTTTAAAGGGTCAAATTTATAAAGGCCCCATGAAAAAGGTATGTATGCCGGTTTTAAATTGTTATTCATGCCCGGGAGCTTTGTTTGGATGTCCTATAGGCTCAATACAGGCGACCATTGGAAGCAATAAATTTAGCTTTGCTTTTTATGTAGTAGGTCTATTGTCGCTATTCGCAATAGCCGCAGGAAGATTTTTTTGCGGCTATATTTGCCCTTTCGGATTTTTCCAAGACCTCTTGGATAAAATCCCATTAAAAAAAATTAAAGTACCTCAAAAAATAAATAAAATTTTAAAGTATCTAAAATATTTTATACTTGCCTTTTTTGTTTTTGTACTCCCTTTTGCCATGCAAGACAAATTCGGCTTAAGCGATCCGTATTTTTGTAAGTATATTTGTCCCTCAGGTATTCTATTTGGAGCGATTCCGCTTATATCGGTAAATCAAGCCCTTACCTCCTCCTTGGGAGCTCTATTCGGCTTGAAATTCACGATTTTAGCAATCATTACAATGCTTTCAATGATATTTTACCGCCCCTTTTGCCGTTATTTATGCCCTCTAGGAGCCTTTTTAGGTATCTTCAATCCTATAAGTCTATACCGCCTAAAAATAAACGATAAATGCATAAAATGCAAAAAATGCGAAAAAACCTGTAAGCTTGACATTCCGACATATACAACCCCAAACAGCCCTGAATGTATAAGATGCGGAGAATGTATAAAGGCCTGTCCCGTAAAAGCCATAGAACACAGTTTTCTTTTCACGGAAAAGACAGCAAATACAGCCTTAAACGCAAAATAA
- a CDS encoding CD1871A family CXXC motif-containing protein has translation MKKKIAAILIMILALSLTIMGIYRGEVAVVLKKAINICTECIGIG, from the coding sequence ATGAAAAAGAAAATAGCGGCAATACTTATTATGATTTTGGCATTAAGCCTTACTATCATGGGAATATACCGCGGCGAAGTAGCGGTAGTTTTAAAAAAGGCTATAAACATTTGTACGGAGTGTATAGGAATTGGCTAA